A genome region from Synchiropus splendidus isolate RoL2022-P1 chromosome 5, RoL_Sspl_1.0, whole genome shotgun sequence includes the following:
- the rxfp3.3a1 gene encoding relaxin-3 receptor 1: MDDDENRSVALNLSWPEVDLFIRLEDIDVPADGSPVLRTFICLVYSVVCVVGLISNLLVLFLIRVKKERKKSKVNFFVLNLALTDLQFVLTLPFWAVDTALDFSWPFGAAMCKIVLSVTVMNMYASVFFLTAMSVTRYWSVASALRTRSAPRRCSARWLCACIWTAATLATAPTSFFSTVSDVTGESLCLLRFPGGQYWLALYHIQKILVGFALPMSTVSISYLMLLRFVRRRGMKNGRRRSQVTRSVTIVVLSFFCCWMPNHAITLWSVLVKLNAAQWDRAYYLVHTYVFPVTVCLAHTNSCLNPILYCLMRTEFRAKLRALIRRA, from the coding sequence ATGGACGACGACGAGAACCGCAGTGTTGCGCTGAACCTGTCCTGGCCCGAAGTGGACCTGTTCATCCGGCTGGAGGACATCGACGTGCCCGCGGATGGGAGTCCCGTGCTGAGGACCTTCATCTGCCTCGTGTACTCGGTGGTGTGCGTGGTGGGTCTCATCAGCAACCTGCTGGTTCTCTTCCTGATACGAGTGAAAAAGGAGCGCAAAAAGTCCAAAGTGAACTTCTTCGTGCTGAACCTGGCGCTGACCGACCTGCAGTTCGTGCTGACGCTGCCCTTCTGGGCCGTGGACACGGCACTGGACTTCAGCTGGCCCTTCGGAGCCGCCATGTGCAAGATCGTCCTGTCCGTCACCGTCATGAACATGTACGCCAGCGTCTTCTTCCTCACCGCCATGAGCGTGACCCGCTACTGGTCCGTGGCGTCCGCGCTCCGCACTCGGAGCGCGCCGCGCCGCTGCTCAGCCAGGTGGCTGTGCGCCTGCATCTGGACCGCGGCCACGCTGGCCACTGCGcccacctccttcttctccacgGTCAGCGACGTCACCGGGGAGAGCCTGTGTCTGCTGCGGTTCCCCGGGGGTCAGTACTGGCTGGCGCTCTATCACATCCAGAAAATCCTGGTGGGCTTCGCCTTGCCCATGAGCACCGTGTCCATCAGCTACCTGATGCTCCTGCGCTTCGTCCGCCGTCGGGGCATGAAGAACGGGCGGCGGCGGTCGCAGGTGACCCGCTCCGTCACCATCGTGGTGCtgtccttcttctgctgctggatgccGAACCACGCCATCACCCTGTGGAGCGTCCTGGTCAAGCTGAACGCAGCGCAGTGGGACCGCGCCTACTACCTGGTCCACACCTACGTGTTCCCCGTCACCGTGTGCCTGGCGCACACCAACAGCTGCCTCAACCCCATCCTCTACTGCCTGATGCGGACAGAGTTCCGGGCCAAGTTGAGGGCGCTCATCCGACGAGCCTGA